AAACTTACAGGTTTAGTTGTTCGACCAGCACGATGCAATATCGCGACCTTGACACGTGGTCTGCGTTCCGCCAACAAGCACGATCAGCGTCCGTTACGATTAAAGCATTAACTCGGTCAATATACACGCATACTGGGGAAATCTGACGCCATTAGTAAACGTATAATTAATTATTGTAGATTCACGTCTTCGATATAAAATTCTCTACAATTTCATTTTGCGCGATTCTTGGATGAAACACAGGTGACATTAATTGAATTTCTATTACAGTGGGAACTGCAGGTTCGGTGCAGCGGTGCTTCCTCCGGTGAGGGTGTTCCTGGTGGGTGCCGTATGGGCACCTAGCGCCCTCGTGCTCCTCGGTTGCTACATGTACGTGTACCTGGTGGCTCGTGCACACGCACGTGCGATTTATACGGTGGAGCTGTCGTTCAGGCATCAAACGCAGACCCTGGCGCTGCCGCGTTACGGTCAAACACTGGCAGTTACGGTCGGAGCTTTCCTCATCCTCTGGCTTCCCTTTCAAGTGAGTGGAACACGCTTGCACACACGCGTCCCATAAATCTCCATTTACATCGCGGCACGAGCAGCGTGTAAATTCTTACGGGAATTAATTCCTCTCGCTGTTGCCGCGCGCGTTCCGTCCCGTCCGACTGTTATTACTCTCGTACTACTTGTCCGTCTGACTCGCGACGCATCAATTCTACTTCGCCGCTAACACGCGTCGAACCGACTCGTGGAGTATATTTCCTTGCCTGGGCATTAGAAATGTGAAATATTAACTACAGACGAAGGGTAATCTTTGAAAATAATAGAAACATTTTTATTGaatattgtataatttttatagaaattttaattctcgaaaaatataagaaatacttgaagtaagatacgaattattatattttgggtTCGAAACAACCCCTCTACAAAACTCCCATTTCAttgattctattaataaaaatatagattgtacagtAAATAACGGACTATCAAGAAAGTATTATAAATTGGAAACCTCGACGagaattaaacaattaaataaattacagcCGTCTGTCTGTTCCTAGGTAAAAATTGCAGTTCGAGTCGTACATCGAATCAAAATTTTAACGTCACGAACGAAGTACCATTTTGTTGCTGTCTGTTGGTTGAATGGTCTCTCGTTGATTGTTCGatataacaatttaaaaaacaacCAAATCGAGGCGAAATGCCGCAAGGCAACGACGTAAACACGCACACATCTGGATCGAAGTATGTACACGACTGGGAATGCCTCTGTATTCCTGCAACTTGGAATTGCTTCCATCGCGTTATACGAGAGTAATTCACCCCGTTGTACGAGGATTCCAGAAATTTGTTCACCACGTTATACGATTCCGTACTATGCAGTGGTTTCATTTCCAGTTTATCGTTACGCCCAAATATACGTATTCCGAAACAATATTACCTTCAGCAAACACATCCGGAGAATTTTATTCTACGCCATTGCGCGCGGTCCTATTCTTGGCGAACGGTGCAATACATTCTGCTCTCCTGTAGCTACATTTTTTACGATTTCTTTCGTTAAGCATTCATTTTCcagctataaatatagtatttcgGTAATAGATTGATCGTATAAATACATTTTCTTTCTATGGAAATGTATTCCAAAAATGTTGCACGTTCGCAGCAGTCTGCTTCTCGATTATTTTTGAACCGTTCGTCAAAATGAAATAACACGTATTAATACATAGCTCGAAAGTTCTTTCCGTGCTGTTTACGAATACATATCTTGCATTTGCTTGGCTTTTCGTCGTACGTTTCGTTTATTATTAAACCGAGTTGCGGagagatcgatattttgagactTTCGCGTCAATATCGAAGTTAAAACTATAATTCTACAATTAGAACTGTAATTCGCACAGTTCGCTGTTCAGAGTTTCGTATTTTTCCAAGAAAGAatacattttctttttcaagtGCAGTTAATAaagtaatatatattttaatccGTGTAATATTATTCATAAAAATAGTCTCTGTCGCGTACGACAATCagttttcaatctatatttaaatcATGAATTTTTCTAAATACGTATGTATTTTGTCATGGATAAAATTATCAATATTTTCGTAACACACGGAGCAAGCTCCCGTCTCCTATCTCGAATTTATAAACATAACGTTGAGTAAACGATCGCACATTAAATCGTGAAAGAGATCGCCGTATTATCGCGTTTAAAAATGCATTTGGCTCGAACGGGAATGTTGACGCGCGACACGCTCGACGAGCCAGGACAACAGGAAACGAACTCTGAACTTTGGAACACGGGAGTTAAAACAAGACGACGTTGCTTTCCAACGGAAGctgataatttaatttttaaagcgcCAAGTTTTCGCCGTTGATTTTATCCCCGGTGCTCgagagaaataaaaattcaaccgACGCCTCACCTGTACCAGGACGGGCTGGTGATCGATTGGTATTGCGAGAATCGACAGGGCGAGCGTGGTAATGAGATTTTCGCGACGCGTCTGTCTCCATCCCCCTTCGAGCAAAAGTTTCGCGCGACTGAAGGGTGAAAAACGACCCGTAACTTTCGAAATTGCGCCAGCGAAAAAGTTGGCGGAAACGAGCGTCGGCTAACCGCGAAAAGAGAAACAGAGCTTCGGTAAACTTGCAGCCACAGCGTGTACCTTTTTATTTTTCCCTCGATTTACCAGCCCCTGTCATAAGAGGAACGAATCCCTTGTACCGCGATAAAAATTAACGAAATACGAACTAATGTTCCCGAGTCTTAATCTCGCGAGAAGCGAAAACTTCGTCCATCATGAAATTTGCAAATCGCGATCGCGCAAGTGTCGCGAAGTTTTCTGAACCGGTACGTTCCAACTTTCTCGATGAAATTCATGTTCTGTTTAACATTTATATCGCGAAACTTTAAATTGCTACGTTCGTTTATCAGTATCACAACGAAAGAATTAACTTTTCGTTTACGCGGAATGCCCGTAAAGTTCCTATCTGCGTTGGCAGTTCGTCGATAGTATCAATAATTTTTCTGTAAGAGTTCTTAAATAATCGTATCCCCTATTGAGAACTTTCTGAAGTCGATTGCACAAATCTTTTACATGTGTAATCGTTGTTTGGCAACCAAGACGAAAAGATTCCCAAGAAATATGTCTGACATAGAATATTGATAAAAATGCAGGAACTTTATGAACACCTTGTGTGTCGCAAGTTTGAATGCATATTTTTGGAACTGGAAGAAGCGACGCGGCTTTGATCGTCGCTCTGCGCGACTCTTTTCATATTTTCTGCGGGGGTGAAACCAACCGAACGCCAAGTATACGTTGATTTCGGCTCGGTGCCCGTCCCACCAACTTTCCTTAATGGAGGTCGAGACGAATAGCTCGCATTTTAGCTCGTatattacacacacacacacacagacgtAACGACGTAGTTCGATCATACTGTTCATGCTGTAGGAACATTAAAGCCGCCCACGTGGATGAACCAAAGACGGATATTTGGATAGATAAAGACAAGTTTCTGAGCTCGtgcatttggccttgaccctctCTGCAACGCATTCGATCACGTTAGCTCTCTCATCTTCCTGCAAATGTAATCCCAAATCCTTGCTGAAACTGTGAAAAGACAAACATGGTTACTCTACAACTTCGATCGCCATTTTTAAACTTTGTTAATTGTTCAAAATTCCGGTTAAATTCAGTAAGTAGTTAATACTCAACAGAAAAAATGTTCTATCCATTGACACGTCACCTCCCGTACTCAttcgagggctacgctcttgactctctcgcaagcactcgactGGCGTTTAAGGCAGGGCCTTAGTAGACTCGTCAGTAAAGCTTCCCAAGGAGGTGACGCTACAGATATGCTAAAAATTGAATTTGCCCTGTTAAATAAATTATCTACAGCCTTATCAACGACCCAAAACTCTGTTTTCCAGACGTGTATGCTGCTTGACATCTTCTGTGGGACCGCAATCTTGTCCGAATGGACCGTAGTGTGGTTGGGGCTGCCCATAATGGCGCACAGCGGCGTAAATCCGTGGATCTACGCGTTCCATCACGGCGAGATGAGAGTAGCCGCGGGAAAAATCACGGAGAAGTTGGTCGCGTTGTTCGGAGTGACGCCCAGTCGATACGGTTGCTCGCCGATGAGACGTGGCTCGAACACGAACCTGGAATTAGCGGAGGTAAACAACAGCAATGACGGCAGGAGGCATCCCGTGGAGGATTGTTTCGCGGCGAAGCAGAACAGCACGCTCTACGCCAGCAAACGGTGTCTGAACGCGTCTGGAAGGCACACGGACATCTCCCCGGAGAAGAACGTCGATCGAGCGTCCTCCGAGAGCAAGCAGTCCGACATCGTCGACGAGGACATCCACGACTTGACGAAGATGCTGGATCTAAAATACATAATCGACAGGAACCACATGATCGACTCGAACCACAACATCGACAAGATCAAGAACCTCAAGTATCTGCTGGACCCTACGTTCAACAAGATCCGCCACCTCAGACGGCTGAATCACAAGAGGCTCACCAGTAAGAACTTCTCTAAGGTGTCGGAGCCAAAGTTCACCTCGTACCAGAACCTGAAGAGCGACGTGACGTTGAATCGAAAGGCTCTGCAGATGAACACCATGTCCGATCCTGTTCTGAGCGCCGACAGTCCTATGGTCCACACCAAAGACTTCAACGACGCTCTGAGTTCCGTCCACGCGAAGAGGAGGAACTCGAACCTCTGCTCCATGTCGGATCCGAACATCAAAGCGGCGACCGGTCGCTCCGAAGTGAATCTCAGGCTACCCGTGAGCGGGAACGCGATCGAGACTCATCGATACTCGGTGCAGAACTTGGATCACAACAGATACGAAGGCGGTCTGGCCAAGCACGTGATGCTGTCCAGGCAGCTGGAGAACCAGAGACGGTTTCATCTCTATCCGCGACCGCGAGTGAAGATCAACAACCTTGATAAAACGAGTCCCACCCTGAATCTGAGGCTTCGAAACAGTTACACGTCGCCTTCCACGCCGGACAGCGCGAGGTCCAGTCTGCTCAGCAGTCAGAAAACGTCCCCCAAACACATGATGATCACTCCAAACCAGTTGGCCAACCTCGTTCGATTGGATAATGCAACGTCGAGAAACGTGGAGCCCAGACTAGACACAGCATCCAGGCTGCTGCAGGCCAGAAGGAACATCGAGATACTGAAACATTCCGAGTCGATCAACACCATAGAACCTATGACTCACGCGAGGCTGCTAGAGCCTTACAGAGTCATGGAGACTCTAACTGTCCCGACGATACACTCGGAACCCCCGAGTCCCATAGAACCTCTGCCTCTAGCGTCCCTGGAGGAGGAAAACACGAAAAATTCCGAGCCTCTGAAGCTTTTCGAAGATACCAACTACCCAAAGTCTCCGCTGAACAACAGGAGAAGTCCAGACAGACACTCGGACCCTGTGATACCATCCGTGTTGCTGAACATCGAGGACTTCAGCGAGGATCCTGCGAACACGGAGAAGTCCAGTCAGGACGGTTCGTCGAGCAACCTACCGTCGTCGAGCCTGGGGCCGTCGATGGAGCCCATAGATCTGTTCGAAGCTCTGATCAAGAACTCCGAGAGATTCAGAGAGGGCAGACTGCCAGAGCCAATCTTCGCTGAACACGACTCCACGAGATTCAGCTCGCGGAGGCCGTCGGACTCGAAATGGTCGGAGTCCTCGAGGAGCCAAGAGATCCTGTCCAACGTGGGGGAGCATCAGACGTTCCCCTCGTCGTACTCGGTGAACAATTTCCAAGTATGCAACAGCGGCAGTGACCTGAACGACCTGACGTCCCTGGATCCTTTCGTTTGTCCAGACGCGTTGACGTCGTCGTTGCGCGAGTCCTTCTTCAGCGCCCCGTCCGTGCCCGACTCGGAGATCTTCACGTCGTTCGAGGAGAACGACGAGTCGAACCTGACCTCCGAATCGGAGCGGGAGTTGTCCCCGTGCAACTTCGCGTCGACGATCAGTCGAAAGAGATCGATGAACGAGGCGGACTTTCAGAGCAAGTCCACGGACTCGGTGTTCAAGAACAGATGCCTGTCGACGAGGTCCTGCACGATCCTGCGGCTGGAACCGTCCCTGCATCGGGGCAGGCTGAGAGTCAGGCCTGGCACGGACTATATCCTGAAGAACTCATCCGGTAAGAGGAACCAACGCCTGGCGCCTCTCGCCACCCCGACGCCCACGGACATTTGCACCCCCACGTTCGAGTTCGTTTCGGAGATCAAGGGTGACAGCGGCGTTGGCGTTAGGGTATAGATCTCTTCCACGAGCTCGAGAGATAGCTTTTGTTTATGGGAGTAGAGTGGTGATTTTTAGAATGAACAGTGAATTCATGAGTTGAACGTTTTCCGATTTGGGGGAAACGCTGGATCTCGTTGAGTGGTGTTTAGAGATGACTGATTCTTGTTGTGGAGGTTTGCTATGTCGAGGAAGTGAAAGGAGAGGGTATTCGAGGCGTTGAAtggtcgatcgagtacttgtgagagcgcgTAACCCTCTGGTGGCGAATGTGGGAAGTGTCGCTTTCTCACAAGCATTCGATCGACTTGCTAAGGTTGCTCCATACAGGAAGCTACCACATTCTCTGCAAATGTCTCTTGGTGTTGAATTTTGTTTCCACTCCACGAGAAGTGAAGGTGATAACTTTTGGaatcgatgttcattttaataatCATTACTTTGTAAATCGAATTGCGAAGAATTTTTACACGCGCCCGTGTTGTACGATGGCACGATCGCGCTACGTCTGTATTTTTATAACGGCCCAAAGCCCGCTGGAAATTATTCTGTCTACCTGCTTAGGGGAACGTACTGAAGTAGATAACAATTATCGTGAATTATTGGTATCGAACTTTCGAGTTGGACTGTGATAGTATGACGTGTCTTTAGCGGGATCATAGAGCGATCGCGTCAGAGAGAAAAATTCTATAATTATAGCTTTACCCCGATGATTAATCCTTGGACTCACGAGGATCATTGAGATATGCCTATTATCGCGATATACGGTTTGTttaagtatttaaatattactcTTTAAAGAAAAACGTTGCTAAAGAAACTATAAGTATTTTTGAACGTTATAATATCGAGAGCCTCCTTGTAGGAACGATAGCTTTTAAAATTTAAGACTTCGAAGTTACCCGATGAAACTCTCTCAGAATTTAGTTGACGAACTTACGATTAGACAGACTCTATTCATGATGAAACTAAACTGTTTTCCCAGTACAAGTACAACCAAAGTTTGCAAGCTAGGCTCAAATTATCTCTCCGAAGTTACTCAGATTTTACGAGTCTTAGGATTAACGTCGTAAcataaatttataatatattacAGAGACTACACTgacatatttaatataaatgaaaAGTTCAAAATGTGAAATATCAGAAGGCGAACGGTGCCGAGTAATGTAACTGGTTTAATTAATCGTTTAtggatatataaaaaaaatcatTGTTGCCGAAGTCGTGTTTAACATCATTTGAAACATACGTTGTACCGACTGTATTTATTGTAACGACGTAGCACTCGACGCGAAAGGACTTCGCGTCTCAGATTTTTGCCTCGCTGATCCTGGCTGATATTTAATCGTTTTCTGAACGCCACCGAAACCGTGCCAAGCAAGTTGtgcaaaattgaaattatttacAGAAAATCGTAAAACTGTCGATTGTTTGCAGTGAAACCAAAGAGAAACTGTAACGATTGATCTTTGCACAGCCAACGAAATCTGTCCCTCCTATTTTCTAACGTTTTCACGCGTTCGTTTCTCCTTCACTTTGTCTAGTCACGATCAGTCACGTAATCAtacttaattataattaatttaagCTATGCGACCTAACGAGAAGATTGCTCGCGATGAAACTTGGCGATCAATCGTATTCGAATTCCTATAAAATTTCCAAACACCAAGATAATCGGCATCTAGATGCAGCTCGTTAATGGCGCCCGTTCGTGTGACATtgattactaaaaatataattttaaatgacATTCTCTAGACAGTGTTACATGTTGAGCGCGATGGAAACTACATGATACACAGTCGCGATGTTCTGTCGACGATAATGTATGGTAGGGAGAACGAAAGATGAGTCCTGGAAGGAATGCAAGTTTATACTGGGTAAAATGCTTTGGTCAGACTTCGTATGGCCTGAGATTAAGCAAAAATTTCTCCACGTTACCCACAATCTACTTCATGCTTCCACATTTCCCTCAATCCAAGTCTCTTCTTTCGTTCTTCCTACTCTACATTCTTCTCAAGTGTTCATATTACAGTAATTGCTTTCAATTTCAAAGCGGGGTGGATTAATTGGTCTATATTCTATGTAAATAATTTCCCTTAGAAGCCAAGAAagtttttcgataaaaatatgtgcGATCAAGGTCCAGTTTAATGTTAAAATGCTAATTTAATGTCATGCGAACTGCGCACCTTAGCGCAGAGCTCTGCGACGTTGCTGCAGAGTGTGTAGATAGTTTAGTGTAAAGTAATAACAAGAAATCGTTGTTCCAATGTTAAGTCTCGTTTAATAAGTCGAGGGTCGTTTTAGGTCGTGCGATATGTAATTTATTTAAGGTAACTGTACAGTAGAAGGAACGTAAGGACCAAACAATTTTAAACATTCGAATTCTGCTGAGCATTGTTCTTGGTTCGTAGTACGTAAACGTAGGCTAGATGCTCTTTCGACGTAATCGATTATGTTCTTTTGCAGTACGGTAATTCTCGTTTTTCGGTGACAAAGTCGGAACCGTCGGTCGCAAACAGGGTAAGCAgtaatttttatctcgagctgagTACCGTCCAACGAACAAAATAAATAGGATACGCTAATGTACCGAACTCAAaatgaaagattttatattttatcgacGAAGTAACGAAACCTCCCTAATAAAAGTGAGTTCAGACAAGGCCTTATACGAACGAAACTAAATGTTATATTCGTTATTCGCGTATAAAATTTGCCACGATTAAAAATAGTTCGAGTAAAGTCACGTTTGAACTTATTTTCGACGGGGGAGAGCTCGAAGTATacgaattttaattttcgttaGATCGTAAACGAGACTCCTCGACGTTGCGCGAATCCGGGGTAAAAATTGTCGCTCGAAAGCGGGGATTACTGTAATTGGTAACAATGGCGCAGACGCTTTTAATCGAAGGTCTCTAACTTTTGTATCACGCAGCTGTAAAAGTCGCTTTGCGAGTTCTAAAAAATTGTCTGGGGACTGTGTAGCCGCGACCCACCAACCACTCAATGCCAATTAAACGTTAAAACTACTTTTATACGCATAAGTTCATGGAACGGTGCCCGgtgaaatgaaaattatttttatcacgcATCTGcgatattttttaaaacgaaTCCCCCTCTGTTCTCGCCCCGTGTGTATGTGTGTACATGTGAAACCtgcattaataaaaatatttcgtacGCAAATTAATTCCAGAGTATGAGAAACTAGAAGTATTCTTAATAACGAGGAAAAATCTCTTGCTAATTGTTAAAAACCATTCGAATTCTGAACTTAATGATTCCACAGATCGACTCCATATTGTATTTTGGCTGCTCGAGGCCTCTCGACTCGTTAATAGCGTCAGAAACCACCACCTCCAGTTTACGTTACCGTTGCACGACTCCGTATTTGAAAAACACGAAGTGCAAGCAAGCTTATACTAAACGATATAGTGGTATCTAACCCTTGATGGCCTTGAATtgtcaaaatataatttaattgctTGCAAGGGTATCGTTTGAAAGTCGAGTTGGAAGGTTATGTTTTAAAACTCAGTAAAAATAGTCTGTAGCTTTATATTTGGTTTGCTCTCGTGAATTACCGAAAACGTGATCCCCTAATTGCTTCGAGCTTCAAGAAATAGGCTAGTTATAATCCTATGGGGAATTTCATGCCTCGGATACTCTTATTTTTATGGATACTATTTACCTACGCCTACTCgtgcatttttaaatattcctgcGTAACTATCCTGTACTTAATACCGCGGAATATGAAAGCTATTGGAACGTCTCCGCTAGAAATAGTTTATTAACAATTTCAACGTTGCTTTATTATCGCGTGTTATGGATTACCTTTCGAATACAGCTCAAAGGGTTTTTCTGGAGATACATGCCGACGCATTTAGCTGCGTCGGCGACTGCAAACGATGTACaatcaatttctttttttttttaagtatctGTAATATAACGAAATAGATTCCGGCAGTTTTCATTCCTTACGGCGATTCGTTCTACGGAACTGTCTTCCATTCATGCCAGTGTGTGAAGGAAGAGAAGAACGATCGATATGGAATTTCTGTACAAATAAAAGATAACATTCGTCGAAGTGGGAGGCACCGATATATTTTTATGAGAAAAGATCTATTATCATTCTTTGTAGACGCGAAACTTTGAAACAATGGCAGAATCACAAACAATTTCGTGTCGTTGTTCAAACAAACGAACGTACGCTGCTACCAAATATATTTGCAAAGAACGATCTGATAAAATCTGACTAAACTAATCAACTGTAAGATAATTATacgataaaataatataaaacgaTTGCGTATATTCGTGTTACCTCAACGAAGAGTAATTTATCGATAATTTGCCAGAAGATCGTGAGCATACGATTATACTGATTCGCTTTCAATTTATTACATGTATTATATCTTCCTTTTCATAGTAATTAATAACTACTGATTTGCAGTACGATGTAAATGTGTGATTAAGCATACGATGGATATGCGATCAGTCATATgtttttgtatatatatatataaaaaaaagtgtAATATATTGATTAGATTAAAACAGTTTAATGTAATCATTTTCCCTGCTGCCAATTACTAAGCAATAGTTGC
The Colletes latitarsis isolate SP2378_abdomen chromosome 14, iyColLati1, whole genome shotgun sequence DNA segment above includes these coding regions:
- the LOC143350408 gene encoding uncharacterized protein LOC143350408; this encodes MSTPATDPLPSTVSGELTTALLPTVTKIDTRLDVNPISVVLAVSIVCILSPITVTGNSIILAAFYRYKRLRTASNYLLVSLAVSDFGIGVFMPFGMQLELSGLPENGVSTLCIIPYCIVIALCSVSVLVTVAIAVDRLTSLAQPLRYKNIITHSSIEKYIAVFWIYAIAVGLSPLIYAKAISEPQPHSGNCRFGAAVLPPVRVFLVGAVWAPSALVLLGCYMYVYLVARAHARAIYTVELSFRHQTQTLALPRYGQTLAVTVGAFLILWLPFQTCMLLDIFCGTAILSEWTVVWLGLPIMAHSGVNPWIYAFHHGEMRVAAGKITEKLVALFGVTPSRYGCSPMRRGSNTNLELAEVNNSNDGRRHPVEDCFAAKQNSTLYASKRCLNASGRHTDISPEKNVDRASSESKQSDIVDEDIHDLTKMLDLKYIIDRNHMIDSNHNIDKIKNLKYLLDPTFNKIRHLRRLNHKRLTSKNFSKVSEPKFTSYQNLKSDVTLNRKALQMNTMSDPVLSADSPMVHTKDFNDALSSVHAKRRNSNLCSMSDPNIKAATGRSEVNLRLPVSGNAIETHRYSVQNLDHNRYEGGLAKHVMLSRQLENQRRFHLYPRPRVKINNLDKTSPTLNLRLRNSYTSPSTPDSARSSLLSSQKTSPKHMMITPNQLANLVRLDNATSRNVEPRLDTASRLLQARRNIEILKHSESINTIEPMTHARLLEPYRVMETLTVPTIHSEPPSPIEPLPLASLEEENTKNSEPLKLFEDTNYPKSPLNNRRSPDRHSDPVIPSVLLNIEDFSEDPANTEKSSQDGSSSNLPSSSLGPSMEPIDLFEALIKNSERFREGRLPEPIFAEHDSTRFSSRRPSDSKWSESSRSQEILSNVGEHQTFPSSYSVNNFQVCNSGSDLNDLTSLDPFVCPDALTSSLRESFFSAPSVPDSEIFTSFEENDESNLTSESERELSPCNFASTISRKRSMNEADFQSKSTDSVFKNRCLSTRSCTILRLEPSLHRGRLRVRPGTDYILKNSSGKRNQRLAPLATPTPTDICTPTFEFVSEIKGDSGVGVRV